From the genome of Denticeps clupeoides chromosome 4, fDenClu1.1, whole genome shotgun sequence, one region includes:
- the LOC114788058 gene encoding T-lymphocyte surface antigen Ly-9-like isoform X3 encodes MISVSSAGQSVVKLEGDFVTLDPQRPAETGITLLIWSFNMETDIVIYFIRDDILEIKDNYKDKVLFNKETFSLLVKNLQKSDNGLYRAEGSGLQVLAEYSLSVLEPVEAPVLTLVTYWSTSDSCNVTVNCTGGDRSLMSSCDSSFCTPEGGASTDSTLSLSVRDDIIVCNHSNPASWKNRTIEINLCYPENRDAVGSSAGLSPCLLKAALISVLLLIIEGL; translated from the exons ATGATATCAG TGTCCAGcgctggacagtctgtggtgaaGCTGGAGGGAGATTTTGTTACACTGGACCCACAGAGACCTGCAGAGACGGGGATAACACTTTTAATATGGAGCTTCAACATGGAGACAGAcattgttatatattttatacgTGATGACATTTTGGAAATAAAAGATAATTATAAGGACAAGGTGCTTTTCAATAAAGAAACTTTCTCCCTTCTGGTGAAGAACCTACAGAAGAGCGACAATGGACTTTACAGAGCAGAAGGGTCTGGTTTGCAGGTTCTTGCTGAGTACAGTCTCAGTGTGCTGG AACCAGTGGAAGCTCCAGTCCTCACTCTGGTCACTTACTGGTCCACCAGTGACTCCTGTAATGTGACTGTCAACTGTACTGGTGGTGACCGATCTCTCATGTCCAGCTGTGACAGCAGCTTCTGCACTCCGGAGGGCGGGGCCTCTACTGACTccaccctctctctgtctgtcagaGATGACATCATCGTCTGTAACCATAGCAACCCAGCCAGCTGGAAAAACAGAACAATTGAAATAAACCTGTGTTACCCTGAGAACAGGG ATGCTGTGGGCTCCTCTGCTGGACTTTCCCCCTGTTTGTTGAAAGCAGCTCTGATCTCTGTACTTCTGCTCATCATAgaagggttgtag
- the LOC114788058 gene encoding T-lymphocyte surface antigen Ly-9-like isoform X1, which yields MFPRLICLVLTLTSSTGQERLCLIVGTSFIDLSSAGQSVVKLEGDFVTLDPQRPAETGITLLIWSFNMETDIVIYFIRDDILEIKDNYKDKVLFNKETFSLLVKNLQKSDNGLYRAEGSGLQVLAEYSLSVLEPVEAPVLTLVTYWSTSDSCNVTVNCTGGDRSLMSSCDSSFCTPEGGASTDSTLSLSVRDDIIVCNHSNPASWKNRTIEINLCYPENRDAVGSSAGLSPCLLKAALISVLLLIIEGL from the exons ATGTTTCCTCGGCTGATCTGTCTAGTTCTCACCCTCACTTCATCTACAGGTCAGGAACGTCTCTGTTTAATTGTTGGAACTTCatttattgact TGTCCAGcgctggacagtctgtggtgaaGCTGGAGGGAGATTTTGTTACACTGGACCCACAGAGACCTGCAGAGACGGGGATAACACTTTTAATATGGAGCTTCAACATGGAGACAGAcattgttatatattttatacgTGATGACATTTTGGAAATAAAAGATAATTATAAGGACAAGGTGCTTTTCAATAAAGAAACTTTCTCCCTTCTGGTGAAGAACCTACAGAAGAGCGACAATGGACTTTACAGAGCAGAAGGGTCTGGTTTGCAGGTTCTTGCTGAGTACAGTCTCAGTGTGCTGG AACCAGTGGAAGCTCCAGTCCTCACTCTGGTCACTTACTGGTCCACCAGTGACTCCTGTAATGTGACTGTCAACTGTACTGGTGGTGACCGATCTCTCATGTCCAGCTGTGACAGCAGCTTCTGCACTCCGGAGGGCGGGGCCTCTACTGACTccaccctctctctgtctgtcagaGATGACATCATCGTCTGTAACCATAGCAACCCAGCCAGCTGGAAAAACAGAACAATTGAAATAAACCTGTGTTACCCTGAGAACAGGG ATGCTGTGGGCTCCTCTGCTGGACTTTCCCCCTGTTTGTTGAAAGCAGCTCTGATCTCTGTACTTCTGCTCATCATAgaagggttgtag
- the LOC114788058 gene encoding T-lymphocyte surface antigen Ly-9-like isoform X2 produces the protein MFPRLICLVLTLTSSTVSSAGQSVVKLEGDFVTLDPQRPAETGITLLIWSFNMETDIVIYFIRDDILEIKDNYKDKVLFNKETFSLLVKNLQKSDNGLYRAEGSGLQVLAEYSLSVLEPVEAPVLTLVTYWSTSDSCNVTVNCTGGDRSLMSSCDSSFCTPEGGASTDSTLSLSVRDDIIVCNHSNPASWKNRTIEINLCYPENRDAVGSSAGLSPCLLKAALISVLLLIIEGL, from the exons ATGTTTCCTCGGCTGATCTGTCTAGTTCTCACCCTCACTTCATCTACAG TGTCCAGcgctggacagtctgtggtgaaGCTGGAGGGAGATTTTGTTACACTGGACCCACAGAGACCTGCAGAGACGGGGATAACACTTTTAATATGGAGCTTCAACATGGAGACAGAcattgttatatattttatacgTGATGACATTTTGGAAATAAAAGATAATTATAAGGACAAGGTGCTTTTCAATAAAGAAACTTTCTCCCTTCTGGTGAAGAACCTACAGAAGAGCGACAATGGACTTTACAGAGCAGAAGGGTCTGGTTTGCAGGTTCTTGCTGAGTACAGTCTCAGTGTGCTGG AACCAGTGGAAGCTCCAGTCCTCACTCTGGTCACTTACTGGTCCACCAGTGACTCCTGTAATGTGACTGTCAACTGTACTGGTGGTGACCGATCTCTCATGTCCAGCTGTGACAGCAGCTTCTGCACTCCGGAGGGCGGGGCCTCTACTGACTccaccctctctctgtctgtcagaGATGACATCATCGTCTGTAACCATAGCAACCCAGCCAGCTGGAAAAACAGAACAATTGAAATAAACCTGTGTTACCCTGAGAACAGGG ATGCTGTGGGCTCCTCTGCTGGACTTTCCCCCTGTTTGTTGAAAGCAGCTCTGATCTCTGTACTTCTGCTCATCATAgaagggttgtag
- the LOC114788061 gene encoding T-lymphocyte surface antigen Ly-9-like produces the protein MFPRLICLIVTLTSSTVSSAGQSVVKLEGDSVTLDLQRPAETGIKRLLWLFITEGDIVTYYSHDQLWIEENYYKAKVVFNKETFSLLVKNLQKKDSGIYTAVGSGSQVLAEYNVSVLEPVEAPVLTLVTYWSTSDSCNVTVNCTGGDRSLMSSCDNTSCFPEGGASTDSTLSLSIRDDIITCNHSNPVSWKKQTIENLCYPENRDAVGSSAGFSPCLLKAALISVLLLIMASAVIAVHIREKQRKSD, from the exons ATGTTTCCTCGGCTGATCTGTCTAATTGTCACCCTCACTTCATCTACAG TGTCCAGtgctggacagtctgtggtgaaGCTGGAGGGAGATTCTGTTACACTGGACCTACAGAGACCTGCAGAGACGGGGATAAAACGTTTACTATGGTTATTCATCACGGAGGGAGACATTGTTACATATTACAGTCATGACCAGTTGTGGATAGAAGAAAACTATTATAAGGCCAAGGTGGTTTTCAATAAAGAAACTTTCTCACTTCTGGTGAAGAACCTACAGAAGAAAGACAGTGGAATTTACACAGCAGTAGGGTCTGGTTCCCAGGTTCTTGCTGAGTACAATGtcagtgtgttgg AACCAGTGGAAGCTCCAGTCCTCACTCTGGTCACTTACTGGTCCACCAGTGACTCCTGTAATGTGACTGTCAACTGTACTGGTGGTGACCGATCTCTCATGTCCAGCTGTGATAACACTTCCTGTTTTCCGGAGGGTGGGGCCTCTACTGACTCCACCCTCTCTCTGTCCATCAGAGATGACATCATCACCTGTAACCATAGCAACCCAGTCAgctggaaaaaacaaacaattgaAAACCTGTGTTACCCTGAGAACAGGG ATGCTGTGGGCTCCTCTGCTGGATTTTCTCCCTGTTTGTTGAAAGCAGCTCTGATCTCTGTACTTCTGCTCATCATGGCTTCTGCTGTTATCGCAGTTCACATCCGAGAGAAACAACGCAAATCAGATTAA